One window from the genome of Daphnia pulex isolate KAP4 chromosome 9, ASM2113471v1 encodes:
- the LOC124202966 gene encoding uncharacterized protein LOC124202966 isoform X2, producing MSDPDQSSDSSSSSSSSGSDSSRGGGVKKFRLSSEKSATLAGWVVSGLDDTRAKSAREAFRPKLKKNADLLINPNLDEAFYIRLKAVKSSSAAKANIDPIEKIYRNQTFKILDLVKPIMFLASRIKKKKKSRADAKAVKTALKLWAVVYHDITNARRRNILAQIYPQNIGLLDDKAILPTGGEHLFGPKFTQALVEQVKTLNALETAGAPRASGSSGGHGQRQSGRSFSNPPASSGGRYSNPGSRFGKNKPRLY from the coding sequence ATGTCGGATCCTGATCAGTCAAGCGACTCTAGCTCAAGTTCTAGTAGTTCAGGCTCCGATTCATCAAGAGGGGGAggcgtaaagaaatttcgtctctcAAGTGAAAAGTCAGCTACTTTAGCCGGCTGGGTTGTATCGGGTTTAGATGACACTCGAGCGAAAAGTGCTAGAGAGGCCTTTAGACCCAAGCTAAAGAAGAACGCCGACCTGCTGATCAACCCCAATCTAGATGAGGCTTTCTACATCCGGCTGAAGGCAGTTAAGTCATCTTCGGCAGCTAAGGCCAACATCGACCCAATCGAGAAGATCTACAGAAACCAAACCTTCAAGATCCTTGACTTAGTCAAGCCCATCATGTTTCTGGCGAGtcgaatcaagaaaaagaagaaatcccgagCCGACGCCAAGGCGGTTAAGACGGCTCTGAAGCTCTGGGCGGTGGTGTACCATGACATCACGAACGCGCGACGGCGCAACATTCTGGCCCAAATCTACCCACAGAATATCGGGCTACTGGACGACAAGGCTATCCTACCAACCGGCGGAGAACATCTCTTCGGTCCGAAGTTTACCCAGGCCCTGGTCGAGCAGGTAAAGACACTGAACGCTCTTGAAACCGCGGGAGCCCCTCGCGCGTCTGGATCCAGCGGCGGTCATGGTCAACGCCAATCGGGTCGCAGTTTCAGCAATCCACCGGCATCTTCAGGCGGTCGCTATTCAAATCCCGGATCCCG
- the LOC124202968 gene encoding AP2-associated protein kinase 1-like isoform X2 codes for MKKLFSKIETKIDPSQKESKGGQSLVGKVFQVGKQYSVTVEDIIAEGGFAIVFLVKASNGSRYALKRMHVNNDHDLAACRREIQIVSTLNGHKNIIGYIDSSITQSSNGVYEVLLLMPFYKMHVLQLMNERLQTGFSEPEVMAIFCDMCEAVSRLHHCQTPIIHRDLKVENILFNDAGHYVLCDFGSATAKVLNPSTMGVAVVEEEIKKYTTLSYRSPEMVDLYMGKSITTKADIWALGCLLYKLCFFTLPFGESTLAIQNGQFNLPEGHRYSKQLVSLVRYMLDPDSDRRPDIYQVSYAAFKLAGRGETPIVNLLHSVPLELDQLPSLDTRPAQVKPITTPSMPSTRVLSSQPPVVEGGTTVTPRQRPKASSITSTLGQIPLPTNSLNPARRVLPTTTAEPTPLQPAAPANPISVQELFPSFPQDPFVETSQPSPVTGSGQGYFNYGYGYPAAAANAAAVPSCPPTSTATVSPQPASLPPSALTPVEFRETSQTQSADPLCSVDSRQEADIAQRSSISSSAPRLNPSAGRTASLDPPSSSVTPPASPTSHHRHRRNMSDTSAFTNYADETNQFLKSFVPPSQVTGEPFGQPDTMAAAVDGAALVGHVAVWNPFDDPSPFCQLNEDHLFGAEFDKIRRGSQSSIVNVKSRESLVMNAAEAGTAAEDPFGAAPFRLPPGRKKLPVAALDGVSKISTAGNGPAPAQVEVESSPAGTSAAVPITPPPPPPPFARAPAEDRSKYEKLFCYGYSDAEDELDNREGDAATGGLRLDGRNSNVRETEEGASNTIAGRQNKNSARLKLTDEDSIGSATDLKNCCSDEETDEQPKRKSRQNLDEESETISSSVYHGESDSIRMEPIEPKTSNSRRKNVAQISSNVEDALVGHAFGERPLLADDELDDDSLHSGMPRAPVTTSRLPTVPLPFRIRNAEKREFVASEEDVFAKAPFKLPPKKNSNSGEICLHTATALKEKRRLHRYENVPPLTDKRPHIVTDQDNPLPLLPLKSQDLFGLVPFTTITSPSISGRKLGAEVIRHTHVTAGGIARPGLDYHDDLCDPVIDVVGEEAGVSNLSFEDIGPEESSWNVN; via the exons ATGAAGAAATTATTCTCTAAAATTGAGACAAAAATTGACCCTTCTCAGAAGGAGTCTAAAGGTGGTCAGAGCCTTGTTGGAAAAGTGTTTCAAGTGGGAAAACAGTACTCTGTCACAGTTGAAGACATTATTGCCGAAg GTGGTTTTGCAATTGTTTTCCTAGTTAAGGCATCTAATGGCAGTCGCTATGCTTTAAAACGTATGCATGTCAACAATGATCATGACTTGGCTGCCTGCCGAAGAGAAATTCAGATTGTTTCTACACTCAATGGGCACAAGAATATTATTGGATACATAGACTCCAGCATCACACAGTCAAGCAATGGGGTGTATGAGGTGCTTCTCCTTATGCCCTTTTACAAGATGCATGTCCTCCAGTTGATGAATGAAAGACTGCAGACAGGCTTCTCAGAGCCAGAAGTTATGGCTATCTTTTGTGACATGTGTGAAGCTGTTTCTCGGCTTCATCACTGCCAGACACCCATCATACATCGTGATCTAAAA gtggaaaacattttattcaaTGACGCTGGCCATTACGTCCTTTGTGACTTTGGTTCAGCTACGGCCAAGGTGCTTAACCCATCCACAATGGGTGTGGCTGTTGTTGAGGAAGAGATTAAAAAATACACTACATTGTCCTATAG GTCTCCCGAAATGGTCGATTTATACATGGGGAAATCCATCACAACCAAGGCAGATATTTGGGCCCTTGGTTGTCTCCTGTACAAGCTCTGCTTTTTCACGCTTCCTTTTGGTGAATCGACACTAGCCATCCAGAACGGGCAGTTTAATCTGCCTGAAGGTCACCGGTATTCTAAGCAATTAGTTTCACTTGTACGCTACATGCTCGATCCAGATTCGGATCGCAGGCCAGACATCTACCAAGTCTCGTATGCCGCTTTCAAACTTGCTGGTAGAGGTGAAACTCCCATCGTAAACCTCCTCCATAGCGTGCCTCTCGAACTAGATCAACTTCCGTCTCTTGATACACGACCTGCTCAAGTTAAGCCGATTACTACACCAAGCATGCCAAGTACTAGGGTTTTAAGCAGCCAGCCACCTGTTGTTGAAGGTGGGACGACCGTCACTCCTCGGCAACGACCCAAGGCTTCATCCATTACCAGTACTCTAGGTCAAATCCCACTACCTACCAATAGTCTGAATCCCGCTCGGCGCGTCTTGCCAACTACTACCGCTGAGCCTACACCGCTTCAACCAGCTGCTCCAGCTAATCCGATATCAGTGCAAGAGCTCTTTCCATCTTTCCCTCAAGATCCATTTGTCGAAACTTCCCAACCTAGCCCGGTAACCGGATCCGGTCAAGGTTATTTCAACTATGGTTATGGCTATCCGGCCGCAGCTGCCAACGCAGCAGCAGTGCCTAGTTGTCCTCCAACTTCTACGGCTACTGTTTCGCCACAACCGGCCAGCCTTCCCCCTTCCGCCTTGACGCCGGTTGAATTTCGAGAGACGAGCCAGACGCAATCGGCTGATCCACTTTGCTCGGTTGATTCCCGACAAGAGGCTGATATTGCTCAGCGTTCGTCTATCAGCAGTAGCGCCCCTCGGTTGAATCCGTCGGCTGGTAGGACCGCATCGCTAGACCCTCCATCGTCGTCGGTGACACCACCAGCTTCACCCACTTCACACCATAGGCATCGTAGGAACATGAGCGACACTTCGGCTTTCACGAA CTACGCCGACGAGACGAACCAATTTCTAAAATCATTTGTGCCTCCCTCCCAAGTGACGGGCGAACCATTCGGACAGCCAGACACGATGGCGGCAGCTGTAGATGGAGCGGCCTTGGTAGGTCACGTTGCCGTCTGGAATCCCTTTGACGACCCATCGCCCTTTTGTCAGCTGAACGAAGATCACCTGTTCGGTGCCGAGTTTGATAAAATCCGTCGTGGTTCCCAAAGCA gtATAGTCAATGTAAAAAGCAGAGAGAGTTTAGTGATGAACGCTGCAGAGGCTGGCACTGCTGCCGAAGATCCGTTTGGAGCTGCTCCGTTCCGCCTTCCGCCAG GTCGGAAAAAGTTACCGGTGGCGGCACTCGATGGAG TTTCCAAGATTAGCACAGCTGGCAACGGGCCTGCTCCTGCACAGGTGGAGGTGGAGTCCTCACCGGCCGGGACATCGGCGGCGGTACCAATAacaccgccgccaccacctcctccgtTTGCACGAGCGCCAGCAGAAGATCGTTCCAAGTACGAGAAGCTCTTTTGTTACGGGTACTCTGACGCCGAAGATGAACTCGACAATCGAGAAGGTGACGCAGCAACTGGAGGATTGCGATTGGATGGTCGTAATTCCAATGTCAGAGAAACCGAAGAAGGCGCCAGCAATACCATAGCCGgacgacaaaacaaaaactctgCCCGACTTAAACTCACCGATGAAGACTCGATCGGCTCTGCTACTGACTTGAAGAACTGCTGTTCAGATGAGGAAACGGACGAACAACCCAAGAGAAA ATCTCGGCAAAATCTCGATGAAGAATCCGAGACCATCAGCTCATCCGTCTATCATGGAGAAAGTGACAGCATCCGCATGGAGCCAATCGAACCTAAAACTTCaaacagcagaagaaaaaatgttgccCAAATATCTTCTAATGTAGAGGATGCTTTGGTTGGTCACGCATTCGGTGAACGACCCTTGTTGGCTGACGATGAACTGGATGATGATAGCCTTCATTCCGGAATGCCAAGAGCGCCAGTTACCACGAGTCGACTTCCCACAGTTCCTCTACCTTTCAG AATACGCAATGCGGAGAAGCGAGAGTTTGTCGCTTCGGAAGAAGATGTCTTCGCCAAAGCACCTTTCAAGCTCCCACCGAAGAAAAACAGTAATAGCGGCGAGATTTGTCTTCATACCGCTACAGCTCTAAAAGAGAAACGCCGTCTTCATCGTTATGAGAATGTTCCACCACTCACTGACAAACGGCCTCACATCGTCACGGACCAAGATAATCCTTTGCCTCTTCTGCCGTTGAAGAGTCAAGATCTTTTTGGCCTCGTCCCTTTTACAACCATAACGTCACCATCAATTAGTGGTAGAAAACTTGGAGCGGAAGTGATCCGGCATACTCATGTGACAGCAGGGGGGATAGCACGCCCCGGTTTGGACTACCATGATGATCTCTGCGATCCGGTCATCGACGTTGTTGGTGAAGAAGCTGGCGTCAGTAACCTGAGCTTTGAAGATATTGGGCCTGAAGAAAGCAGCTGGAATGTCAACTAA
- the LOC124202968 gene encoding AP2-associated protein kinase 1-like isoform X1: protein MKKLFSKIETKIDPSQKESKGGQSLVGKVFQVGKQYSVTVEDIIAEGGFAIVFLVKASNGSRYALKRMHVNNDHDLAACRREIQIVSTLNGHKNIIGYIDSSITQSSNGVYEVLLLMPFYKMHVLQLMNERLQTGFSEPEVMAIFCDMCEAVSRLHHCQTPIIHRDLKVENILFNDAGHYVLCDFGSATAKVLNPSTMGVAVVEEEIKKYTTLSYRSPEMVDLYMGKSITTKADIWALGCLLYKLCFFTLPFGESTLAIQNGQFNLPEGHRYSKQLVSLVRYMLDPDSDRRPDIYQVSYAAFKLAGRGETPIVNLLHSVPLELDQLPSLDTRPAQVKPITTPSMPSTRVLSSQPPVVEGGTTVTPRQRPKASSITSTLGQIPLPTNSLNPARRVLPTTTAEPTPLQPAAPANPISVQELFPSFPQDPFVETSQPSPVTGSGQGYFNYGYGYPAAAANAAAVPSCPPTSTATVSPQPASLPPSALTPVEFRETSQTQSADPLCSVDSRQEADIAQRSSISSSAPRLNPSAGRTASLDPPSSSVTPPASPTSHHRHRRNMSDTSAFTKSYADETNQFLKSFVPPSQVTGEPFGQPDTMAAAVDGAALVGHVAVWNPFDDPSPFCQLNEDHLFGAEFDKIRRGSQSSIVNVKSRESLVMNAAEAGTAAEDPFGAAPFRLPPGRKKLPVAALDGVSKISTAGNGPAPAQVEVESSPAGTSAAVPITPPPPPPPFARAPAEDRSKYEKLFCYGYSDAEDELDNREGDAATGGLRLDGRNSNVRETEEGASNTIAGRQNKNSARLKLTDEDSIGSATDLKNCCSDEETDEQPKRKSRQNLDEESETISSSVYHGESDSIRMEPIEPKTSNSRRKNVAQISSNVEDALVGHAFGERPLLADDELDDDSLHSGMPRAPVTTSRLPTVPLPFRIRNAEKREFVASEEDVFAKAPFKLPPKKNSNSGEICLHTATALKEKRRLHRYENVPPLTDKRPHIVTDQDNPLPLLPLKSQDLFGLVPFTTITSPSISGRKLGAEVIRHTHVTAGGIARPGLDYHDDLCDPVIDVVGEEAGVSNLSFEDIGPEESSWNVN, encoded by the exons ATGAAGAAATTATTCTCTAAAATTGAGACAAAAATTGACCCTTCTCAGAAGGAGTCTAAAGGTGGTCAGAGCCTTGTTGGAAAAGTGTTTCAAGTGGGAAAACAGTACTCTGTCACAGTTGAAGACATTATTGCCGAAg GTGGTTTTGCAATTGTTTTCCTAGTTAAGGCATCTAATGGCAGTCGCTATGCTTTAAAACGTATGCATGTCAACAATGATCATGACTTGGCTGCCTGCCGAAGAGAAATTCAGATTGTTTCTACACTCAATGGGCACAAGAATATTATTGGATACATAGACTCCAGCATCACACAGTCAAGCAATGGGGTGTATGAGGTGCTTCTCCTTATGCCCTTTTACAAGATGCATGTCCTCCAGTTGATGAATGAAAGACTGCAGACAGGCTTCTCAGAGCCAGAAGTTATGGCTATCTTTTGTGACATGTGTGAAGCTGTTTCTCGGCTTCATCACTGCCAGACACCCATCATACATCGTGATCTAAAA gtggaaaacattttattcaaTGACGCTGGCCATTACGTCCTTTGTGACTTTGGTTCAGCTACGGCCAAGGTGCTTAACCCATCCACAATGGGTGTGGCTGTTGTTGAGGAAGAGATTAAAAAATACACTACATTGTCCTATAG GTCTCCCGAAATGGTCGATTTATACATGGGGAAATCCATCACAACCAAGGCAGATATTTGGGCCCTTGGTTGTCTCCTGTACAAGCTCTGCTTTTTCACGCTTCCTTTTGGTGAATCGACACTAGCCATCCAGAACGGGCAGTTTAATCTGCCTGAAGGTCACCGGTATTCTAAGCAATTAGTTTCACTTGTACGCTACATGCTCGATCCAGATTCGGATCGCAGGCCAGACATCTACCAAGTCTCGTATGCCGCTTTCAAACTTGCTGGTAGAGGTGAAACTCCCATCGTAAACCTCCTCCATAGCGTGCCTCTCGAACTAGATCAACTTCCGTCTCTTGATACACGACCTGCTCAAGTTAAGCCGATTACTACACCAAGCATGCCAAGTACTAGGGTTTTAAGCAGCCAGCCACCTGTTGTTGAAGGTGGGACGACCGTCACTCCTCGGCAACGACCCAAGGCTTCATCCATTACCAGTACTCTAGGTCAAATCCCACTACCTACCAATAGTCTGAATCCCGCTCGGCGCGTCTTGCCAACTACTACCGCTGAGCCTACACCGCTTCAACCAGCTGCTCCAGCTAATCCGATATCAGTGCAAGAGCTCTTTCCATCTTTCCCTCAAGATCCATTTGTCGAAACTTCCCAACCTAGCCCGGTAACCGGATCCGGTCAAGGTTATTTCAACTATGGTTATGGCTATCCGGCCGCAGCTGCCAACGCAGCAGCAGTGCCTAGTTGTCCTCCAACTTCTACGGCTACTGTTTCGCCACAACCGGCCAGCCTTCCCCCTTCCGCCTTGACGCCGGTTGAATTTCGAGAGACGAGCCAGACGCAATCGGCTGATCCACTTTGCTCGGTTGATTCCCGACAAGAGGCTGATATTGCTCAGCGTTCGTCTATCAGCAGTAGCGCCCCTCGGTTGAATCCGTCGGCTGGTAGGACCGCATCGCTAGACCCTCCATCGTCGTCGGTGACACCACCAGCTTCACCCACTTCACACCATAGGCATCGTAGGAACATGAGCGACACTTCGGCTTTCACGAA AAGCTACGCCGACGAGACGAACCAATTTCTAAAATCATTTGTGCCTCCCTCCCAAGTGACGGGCGAACCATTCGGACAGCCAGACACGATGGCGGCAGCTGTAGATGGAGCGGCCTTGGTAGGTCACGTTGCCGTCTGGAATCCCTTTGACGACCCATCGCCCTTTTGTCAGCTGAACGAAGATCACCTGTTCGGTGCCGAGTTTGATAAAATCCGTCGTGGTTCCCAAAGCA gtATAGTCAATGTAAAAAGCAGAGAGAGTTTAGTGATGAACGCTGCAGAGGCTGGCACTGCTGCCGAAGATCCGTTTGGAGCTGCTCCGTTCCGCCTTCCGCCAG GTCGGAAAAAGTTACCGGTGGCGGCACTCGATGGAG TTTCCAAGATTAGCACAGCTGGCAACGGGCCTGCTCCTGCACAGGTGGAGGTGGAGTCCTCACCGGCCGGGACATCGGCGGCGGTACCAATAacaccgccgccaccacctcctccgtTTGCACGAGCGCCAGCAGAAGATCGTTCCAAGTACGAGAAGCTCTTTTGTTACGGGTACTCTGACGCCGAAGATGAACTCGACAATCGAGAAGGTGACGCAGCAACTGGAGGATTGCGATTGGATGGTCGTAATTCCAATGTCAGAGAAACCGAAGAAGGCGCCAGCAATACCATAGCCGgacgacaaaacaaaaactctgCCCGACTTAAACTCACCGATGAAGACTCGATCGGCTCTGCTACTGACTTGAAGAACTGCTGTTCAGATGAGGAAACGGACGAACAACCCAAGAGAAA ATCTCGGCAAAATCTCGATGAAGAATCCGAGACCATCAGCTCATCCGTCTATCATGGAGAAAGTGACAGCATCCGCATGGAGCCAATCGAACCTAAAACTTCaaacagcagaagaaaaaatgttgccCAAATATCTTCTAATGTAGAGGATGCTTTGGTTGGTCACGCATTCGGTGAACGACCCTTGTTGGCTGACGATGAACTGGATGATGATAGCCTTCATTCCGGAATGCCAAGAGCGCCAGTTACCACGAGTCGACTTCCCACAGTTCCTCTACCTTTCAG AATACGCAATGCGGAGAAGCGAGAGTTTGTCGCTTCGGAAGAAGATGTCTTCGCCAAAGCACCTTTCAAGCTCCCACCGAAGAAAAACAGTAATAGCGGCGAGATTTGTCTTCATACCGCTACAGCTCTAAAAGAGAAACGCCGTCTTCATCGTTATGAGAATGTTCCACCACTCACTGACAAACGGCCTCACATCGTCACGGACCAAGATAATCCTTTGCCTCTTCTGCCGTTGAAGAGTCAAGATCTTTTTGGCCTCGTCCCTTTTACAACCATAACGTCACCATCAATTAGTGGTAGAAAACTTGGAGCGGAAGTGATCCGGCATACTCATGTGACAGCAGGGGGGATAGCACGCCCCGGTTTGGACTACCATGATGATCTCTGCGATCCGGTCATCGACGTTGTTGGTGAAGAAGCTGGCGTCAGTAACCTGAGCTTTGAAGATATTGGGCCTGAAGAAAGCAGCTGGAATGTCAACTAA
- the LOC124202972 gene encoding GPN-loop GTPase 3-like, with protein MRYAQIVIGPAGSGKSTYCTEMQRHAETSRRNIHIVNLDPAAESFEYKPSIDIRDLIHVDDAMEDEEMHFGPNGALVFCMEFLLENLPWLENQLGEDDDDYFIFDCPGQIELYTHLNVMKKLLEALELWNFRLCAVFILDSHFMINSSSFISASMAALSAMTTLEVTFISILSKIDLLSKKSKKQLERFLEPDVKDICANDTVVVNSKWNQKHQMLTEMIGRVLEDYSLIKFAPLNITDEDNLANILFMVDNCMQFGEDRDIKMAEFDAPDEEDEDNDDGYEEGRG; from the exons atgagataTGCACAAATTGTCATTGGCCCAGCAGGCTCTGGAAAA tcCACCTACTGCACTGAAATGCAACGACATGCTGAAACTTCTCGACGAAATATTCACATTGTAAATTTGGATCCAGCAGCCGAGTCTTTCGAATATAAACCGTCCATCGATATTCGAGACCTCATTCATGTGGACGATGCAATGGAAGATGAGGAAATGCATTTTGGACCAAATGGAGCTCTTGTTTTTTGTATGGAGTTTCTTCTGGAAAATTTGCCGTGGCTAGAGAATCAACTtggagaagatgatgatgactacTTCATTTTTGATTGCCCTGGACAGATTGAGCTATACACACATCTCAATGTTATGAAGAAATTGCTGGAAGCACTAGAGTTATGGAATTTCAGATTGTGTGCTGTCTTTATCTTAGACAGTCACTTTATGATAAACTCTTCATCATTTATATCAGCATCAATGGCTGCTCTAAGTGCCATGACAACCTTGGAGGTTACATTCATCAGCATCTTGagtaaaattgatttgttaaGCAAGAAGAGTAAAAAGCAACTGGAAAG ATTTTTGGAGCCGGACGTGAAAGACATATGTGCGAACGATACGGTTGTGGTCAATtcaaaatggaatcaaaaacATCAGATGCTTACTGAAATGATTGGCCGAGTTTTGGAAGACTATTCTCTAATCAAATTCGCACCGCTTAATATAACGGACGAAGACAATCTCGCCAATATTCTGTTCATGGTGGACAACTGCATGCAGTTTGGAGAAGACAG GGATATAAAAATGGCGGAATTTGATGCTCCTGACGAGGAAGACGAGGACAACGATGACGGTTACGAAGAAGGAAGGGGATGA
- the LOC124202971 gene encoding GPN-loop GTPase 1-like, producing MATAEDPVKKAEIDQPLLERHKKPVCLIVLGMAGSGKTTFVQQLTGLLHMKKKAPYVINLDPACREVPYPVNIDIRDTVNYKEVMKQYSLGPNGGIVTSLNLFATKFDQVIKLIQKKSENTEIAIFDTPGQIEVFTWSASGSIISETLGALFPTVVVYVIDTVRSVSPVTFMSNMLYACSILYKLRLPFIIVMNKIDVVSHKFALEWMKDFEMFEEAVERDKSHHANLSRSLSLTLDEFYKDITTVGFSAVTGEGFEEFLAAVDAAVVEYETEYCPEHDRLLKLQAEARTKDKDRQKKKFQHDFDNDVQAQSVSSATSEILLRNRAIGGESSSDDEEHEGRPGDDDDEEDRVGQKSFHNFLEEQKKKQQSKSNKPS from the exons ATGGCGACAGCTGAAGATCCAGTAAAAAAAGCAGAAATTGATCAACCTTTGCTCGAGAGACACAAAAAACCAGTTTGTTTAATTGTTCTCGGCATGGCTGGTTCGGGGAAAACGACATTTGTACAACAGCTAACGGGTCTCCTACACATGAAAAAGAAGGCACCTTACGTGATCAATTTAGATCCAGCTTGTAGAGAAGTACCTTATCCAGTCAACATTGACATAAGAGACACAGTCAATTATAAA GAAGTAATGAAACAGTACTCACTTGGACCTAATGGTGGCATTGTCACTTCGTTAAATCTCTTTGCCACAAAATTTGATCAAGTTATCAAactgatacaaaaaaaatctgaaaacaCAGAAATCGCTATTTTTGACACACCAGGGCAAATTGAAGTTTTCACTTGGTCAGCTTCTGGATCTATTATCTCAGAGACACTAGGTGCTCTTTTCCCAACAGTAGTGGTCTATGTTATAGATACTGTTCGTAGTGTCAGTCCTGTAACATTCATGTCAAATATGCTATATGCATGCTCCATCCTCTACAAACTCAGACTACCTTTTATCATAGTCATGAACAAG ATTGATGTTGTGAGTCATAAGTTTGCTCTGGAATGGATGAAAGATTTTGAGATGTTTGAAGAGGCAGTGGAAAGAGATAAGAGCCACCATGCAAATCTATCACGATCTTTGTCTTTGACATTAGACGAATTCTACAAGGATATCACTACTGTTGGTTTTTCTGCTGTTACTGGAGAAGGATTTGAAGAATTTCTGGCCGCTGTCGATGCCGCCGTTGTTGAATACGAAAC AGAATACTGCCCAGAACATGATCGCTTGCTAAAACTTCAAGCCGAAGCCCGTACGAAGGATAAAGaccgccaaaagaaaaaatttcaacacgATTTTGACAACGATGTACAAGCCCAAAGTGTATCAAGTGCGACATCTGAAATATTGTTGCGCAATCGAGCCATCGGCGGAGAATCCAGTAGTGATGATGAAGAACACGAAGGGCGCCCTGGAGACGACGATG ATGAAGAAGACCGAGTTGGTCAGAAATCATTCCACAACTTCTTGGaagaacagaagaagaagcaacagTCGAAATCGAATAAACCTTCGTAA
- the LOC124202973 gene encoding uncharacterized protein C1orf131-like: MAPTFSDSDDDSFFDDEDEEISSDECQSKPITEPQSSKPKLSKHLEQLQSRLGLKELKNKLATPIEEQPKPLTVGKSEPLIVVYNDPSKRKKLKKSQATQNSLSQVEDNFPEPEEFNLIKTKHEVKKFTIKALKKTSKNQAQIALAVSLGAKPPKAMPVNYKVMQHCKKKEEGRQKRLKQAEHIFATKLQLPNKKKGPRRDRNKVVNFDAGFGKFGPKLQKQIKNAKKSKK, encoded by the exons ATGGCTCCAACATTTTCAGATTCCGATGACGATTCATTCTTTGACGACGAGGATGAAGAAATTTCTAGTGATGAGTGCCAATCAAAGCCCATCACGGAACCGCAATCTAGCAAGCCAAAATTGAGCAAACATCTAGAGCAACTTCAAAGTAGACTAG GCCTcaaggaattaaaaaacaaacttgcaACACCAATAGAAGAGCAGCCCAAACCATTGACAGTCGGGAAATCAGAGCCTCTAATTGTTGTATACAATGACCCTAGCAAACGAAAAAAGCTCAAGAAAAGCCAGGCTACACAAAATTCATTGTCTCAAGTAGAAGACAATTTTCCCGAACCAGAAGAATTTAACCTGATCAAGACAAAACatgaagttaaaaaatttactataAAAGCCTTGAAGAAGACCAGCAAAAATCAAGCTCAGATAGCTCTTGCAGTGTCCCTAGGAGCAAAGCCTCCAAAGGCTATGCCAGTCAACTATAAAGTAATGCAGCACtgcaagaaaaaggaagaaggaagacaAAAGCGACTCAAACAAGCTGAACACATATTTGCCACTAAATTACAAttaccaaacaaaaagaagggtCCTAGGAGGGATAGAAATAAAGTGGTTAATTTTGATGCTGGTTTTGGAAAATTTGGTCcaaaacttcaaaaacaaattaagaatgcaaaaaaatctaaaaaatga